The nucleotide window GCAAGGGCTGCCATCGTCTTTTTGTCCACAGGTCTCACCTCCCGCATCAATAATAAAGAGAAAAGGAAACCCCATCAACCCTGCAGGGCAGCGAGTATGTCCTGCTGGGCCTGCTGGAGGGCCTCGTCAATGGTCTGCTTTCCACCCATTATGTTGGTTATTGCGGTTCCAACCGGTCCCCAGACGCTTCCCATCTCCGGGCTCTTGGGCATTGGAATTGCATACTGCACGGCCTGGCCAAAGCCGTAGAGGACCGGGTCGTTCTGAATCTCCGGGTCGTTGAGAACTTCCTTGAGAACGGGGATGTAGCCATCCTGGATTGAGAGCTGCTTAACCGCTTCTGGGTTGGTGGTGAACCACTTGAGGAAGGTCCATATTGCATCCTTCTTGCTCGGGTCGTTGAGCTTGGCCACGTAGATGAGCTTAACTCCACCGTAGGGGTGCGGCCTGTGCTGGTCGTCAATGGCCGGGAGAGGAACAACACCGAAGTTTATGCCCGCCTTCTTGACGTCGGCTATGCTCCACGGGCCGTTGATCATCATGGGGGCCTTTCCATCGTGGAAGAGGCTCACCTGGGCGTTGTAGTCCTGGGTCTGGGCCATGTACGGGTAAACCTGCTCGAAGAAGAACTTGAAGCCCTGGAGGGTCTCCGGCTTGTCGAGGCCCGGCTTCTTGGTCTTGTCGTCGAAGTAGTAGCCTCCGAAGGCGTGGACCCATCCGGAGATGAAGTATGGGTCAATGGGTGAGGCAAGGCCGTAGGTCTCGCTGTCGGGGTTGTAGTACTTCTCCATTATCGCCTTCATCTCGTCGAAGGTCTTCGGTGGCTCGCTTATCATGTCCTTGTTGTAGATGAGGGCCACGGTCTCGGCCGCGAAGGGCATGGCGTAATAGTGCCCGCCGTACTGCATGGCCTCCTGAGCCATGGGGCTGAACTTGTCAAGGATATCCGGTGTCACGTACTCGTCAATGGGTTCGAGCATTCCAGCCTCGGCGAACTTTCCAATCCAGTCGTGGGCCCATATGAAGAGGTCCGGCCCCTGACCGGCCGGGATGGCGGCCTTGAGTGAGGTCTCGAGGTCAGCCTTCTGTTCGAGCTTTATTTCAATCTCGGGATGCTCAATCTCGAACTCGGAGATGAGGTCCTCAAAAGCCTTGAGCTCCGCGGGACCGATGGCGTGCCAGAGAACTATGGTGACCTTTTCCTGAGCGGCGCTGCTCGTGGTGGTTGTGGTTTCTGAGGAGGTCGTCGTGCTCGCAGGGGAGCTGGTGGTGGTTTCGCCACCGCCTATACATCCGCTGGCCACCACGGCGAAGGCCATGAGGCCAATCAACAACAATCCAAACACCTTCTTCATGCTTTCCACCCATAAAATGTTTTTCAACTCGAGTATCATCCACGGTGATATATATACCTTGCGCTCCCATGCCCATGGAAGAACATAAATGGGATGGGAGGGTCTCACTCCCCCCAACGTCCCACAAAGAACGACCGAGGGGGCAGTGATTTTCCATCGGCGTGCCCAACTACAGGGATAAAATTCGTCGGAAGTTCAATTTCGAAGGCCCTATCTGAAACGTTTATCCCAACGATTACCCTCTCGCCATCGTGGTGGCGTTCGTAGACAATGACACCCCCACTGGCAACGATGGGTACAAACTCCCCGACCTGAAGGGCCCTGCTTTTCCGTCTGAGTTTTATGAGCTCCCGGGTCGTGTTCAGTATCTCCCTGTCCCACCTCTCCTCGTTCCACTCCATGGGCTTCCTCGAGCGCTCCATGAACGGCGCATCAAAGTGGTCAAGGCCAATCTCATCCCCATAGAAGAGCGAGGGGATCCCCCTGTACGTCATGAGGAAGGCGAGGGCGCAGAGGTATCTTTCCCTCCCCGCTATATGGAGGAAGCGGTCAATGTCGTGGTTGTCGAGGAAGTTGTACATGACGTACTCAAAGGGCCCGTAGCGCGCGCTTAAAAGCTCGATGCCGTTGAGGAACTCTTCTGCTCTCATACCGCCCGCGAAGAACCGCAGGAGCAGCTCGTAGAGTGGGTAGTTCATCGTCCCGTGGAAGGGGCCGAGGAAAAGGGACGGGTCGTCCATGACCTCTCCAAAGAGGTACGCTTTCCCCTCAAGCCCCTCGAGGACATCGCGCCAGAAATCAGGGGGGACGCCGTGGGCGACGTCAAGCCTGAAGCCGTCCGCCCCCCTCTCAAGCCAGTGCACCAGAACGTCCCTTACAAACTTCTTCACCCTCGGATTGTCGTGGTTAAGCCTCGGCATGAGCCACACGGAGAAGAAGGACTCGTAGTTCCACTCGAATTCCTTCAGCTTTCTGTACTTCTCCACCCAGGGTAGGCTTGAGTTGAGCACCTCAAGGAAGCCCTCTGGTAGAGCTGGAAAGCCCTTAATGCGGTAGAAGTCGCGGTATTCGCTTTTCTCCCCCTTGGCTACCACGTCCTGGAAGTAGGGGTGGAAGAAGCTCGTGTGGTGGAACACACCGTCCAGAACGAGCTTCATTCCCCTCTCCCGGAGGACCCTCACGAGCTCCTCAAAGGTCTCGTCCCCGCCAAACTGCTCCCCAACGTGGAAGTAGTCCTCTATGTCGTAGCCGTGATATGTTCTGGAGACGAAGATGGGCGTCAGGTAGAGTGCATTGACTCCGAGCCCCTCCAAATGGTTGAGGTGCTCCACTATCCCCCGCAGGTCTCCGCCGTGGAACCTTTCTCCCGGGGTGAGGCTGGACTTTTCGAAGCCCTTGGCAAAGCGGTCGGGCATTATCTGGTAAAAGACGCTCTCAAAGGCCCACCCCGGAACCTCAAGCCTTCCCGGTGCGGCGGTGAATGGCCCGTACTCCACCGTCCCCTCCTTTGTAAGGGCTTCGAAGGAGTAGCTAAACTCATCCGCTCCCTCCAGTACCGCCTCGAAGTAATCAAAGAGCCCATCGCTGGCCTTTCTCCTCATTTCAACCCTCCCGCCGTCGAGGAGGTACGCTTTCTTCACGAGCCCCTTCCTGGCTCTCAGAACCACGTGGGTTCTGCCGGCGATTGAGTAGAGGTACGTGAGCGACGGGGCGTGGAAGAGAGCCTCCCCCCCTGCAACAACGGCCACGCTCGTTTCGCGGTCGAACTTGTAGGAGGGCCTCACGTACCGCTCCCGAAGGGGGTTTTCGGGGTCAGGGGTAAACTCTCCCCCCACGGAGAAGGCGTAGTGCCAGCGCCCCTCGGGCAGGAGAACCTCAATCCTCCACCGCTCCCCCTCCCTCCTCATCCTGAAGGAGCCTTCGTTGAAGGCGTTGAAACTTCCGATGAGGTAGGCGTAATCCCCATCGGCCGGCAGGGAAAACTCAACCCGGGCCAGTCTTCCGAAGACGTCATCGTGAACAAAGCCGAAAGTTTTATACATATTAAACACCACCTATAGTGTAGTATCACTCCCAATGTTTAAACTCGCAGGAGTGAATATAAAGTTTGGGGGAATGAAAATGAACGAAGAGGAGATAATCGAAAAACTCCAGAAGCTGGGACTCACTAAATACGAGAGCCTCGCCTACATAACCCTGCTGAAGCTCGGCCCGAGCAAGGCTACGGACATCACGAAGGAGAGCGGGATACCCCACACGAGGGTGTACGACGTCCTGAGCTCCCTTCACAGGAAGGGCTTTGTGGACATGATGCCCGGCACCCCGAGGCTCTACAAGCCCGTGAATCCGGAACTCGTGCTTGAAAAGATAAAGGAAGACCTGGTTAACGACATTGACAGGCTAAAGGAGATGTTCGTCGAGCTCTACAAAACGGTTCACGGCGAGGATTTGCCGGAGATATGGACGATACACGGCTTCGAGAACACCGTCGAGAGGGCGGAGTACATTATACGGAGTGCCCGCTACGAGGTTCTCATAAACACTCCCTTCGAGTTCCTGTCCCTCCTGAGGGAGGAGATAAAGAAGCGCAAGGACGTGCTCTTCATAATCATCAGCAACTTCGAGGAAGTGCCCGAGTGGCTCAAGGGGGAGAACATCATACTCGCCCGGAGCGGAGGGGCACCGTGGCTCATGGCCAGCTGGATCATAGGTGATGTGGAGTATGCGCTCTTCTTCGGCGCCCTTCCGAAGGACAGGAGAAGGGAGAAGTTCTATTCCTTCTGGGGCAAGTCCGCGAAGCTCATCCAGAACTACATGCACTGGTTCTACACGATGTACTTTGACAACAGCGAGCTGATCAAGCCCCTCGAGTACGATAGACTAAAGAAGCCCCTGGAGCTTGTCAACATAAGGACGCTCATAACCGTTCTCAAGCAGACCACCCTGCCGAGGCGCATAGAGGTGGCGGGAAGAACGGTGGAGGACAAGGAGGAAATCACGATAGACGGTGAGGTTGTGGAATACGAGTACACTCCTCTGACGGCCAGCGTCCTCGTAAGGGGCAGGGAAGGAGAATGGAAGGTCGGAGGGCTCGGAAGCTATTTCGAGGACATTGAGGGTGAGAAGTTCATACTCATTGACTGAGGGATACGTATGAGGATACTCATACTCGGCTTCGAGTACCTCCCCGTCAAGGTGGGAGGTTTGGCGGAGGCCATAACCAGCATAGCGGAAACGCTCGCGAAGCTTGGCAACGAGGTGCTCGTCTTCACCCCCAGCCACGGCCACGTGGAGGGGGAGCCCCTCGCGAGGTTCAAGATGGATGTTAAAGGTGGTACCGTGGAGGTAACCGCCTACGAGAGGTCCCAGAACGGCGTTAGGGTATTTGCCCTCAGCGACCCCCTCCTTGACAACCCCGATGTTTACGGCCCGGGATGGGAAGGACTCCTCGAGAAGGCGGTGCACTTCGGGAAGGCGAGCGTGGGGCTGCTAAACAGGCTCATCGAGGAGGAAGGAAAGCCCGACGTGCTCCACTTCCACGACTGGCACACCGTCTTTGCGGGGGCGCTTCTGAAGAAGTACTTCCAGCTCCCGGCGGTCTTCACGATTCACCGCCTCAACAAGGCAAAGGTTCCCGCCCACTACTTCCACGAGGCTAACCTCGGTGAATTAGCGCCGTACCCCGACATTGACCCCGAGTACGTTGGAGCCTACATAGCGGACGTCGTCACGACGGTGAGCAGGAGCTACCTCCTGGAGGAGTGGGACTTTTTCAGGAACTTCGAGGGCAAGGCAACGCACGTCTTCAACGGCATTGACTGCTCCTTCTGGAATGAGAACCTTCTCAAGAACGCAGACCTGCCGAGGCACGAGCGCAGAAAGGTGATGCTTAAAGAACTCGGCCTTGAGGACGGCGTCGCCTTCATGTTCATAGGGCGCTTCGACAGGGGGCAGAAGGGCGTTGACACTCTCCTGAGGGCGATTGAAGTGTTCGCGGAGCGCTATCCCGAGGAGTTCTCAAAGGCCTGCTTCCTCATAATAGGGAAAGGCGACCCCGAGCTGGAGGGTATGGCGCGCTCCCTCGAGGGGAGGTATTCCAACGTCAAGGTAATCACGGAGATGCTGAGCAGGGAGTTCGTTAGGGAGCTCTACGGCAGTGTGGACTTCACCATCGTTCCGTCCTACTTCGAGCCCTTTGGCCTCGTTCAGATGGAGGCCATGTGCCTCGGGGCCATCCCGATAGGCTCCGCCGTGGGAGGGATAAAGGACACGATAGTGCCCCTGGAACGGGAGGGAGCCACGGGAATCCTTGTGCCGCCCAGGGATGCGGAAGCCCTTGCGGAGGCCATGAGGAAGGCGGTGCACCTCAGGGACGACGTGGAGAAGATAAGGCTGCTCCGGGAGAACGGCAAGGCCCGCACGGGAATTTTCACGTGGGAGAACGCTTGCAGACGATACCTCAGGGCTTATCGGAACGATATTGACAAGGCGGCCGGCTTCCTCATTGAGTGACACTTTTCTTTTTCCCCTTTGGGTGGCTTGAGCGTGTCAACGGCCCGGCCCACAGCCGCCTTGGCCATTATCCTAACAAAACCAAAGGATAAACCGAAAAGTATTTAACACGAAAGCCGCGATTAGGCTATGACAAACTTCGGAGGTGCCAAAGATGGCAGAGGAGCATGTTGTCTACATAGGAAAGAAGCCTGTTATGAACTACGTCCTGGCCGTTATAACCCAGTTCAACGAGGGTGCCAAGGAAGTCACCGTGAAGGCTCGCGGTAGGGCCATCAGCAGGGCCGTTGACGTCGCAGAGATCGTCAGGAACAGGTTCCTCCCAGAGGTCAGGGTCAAGGAGATCAAGATCGGCACCGAGGAGCTTCCGACCGCCGACGGTAGGACCGCGAACACCTCAACCATCGAGATCGTTCTCGAGAAGCCGTAAATTGGTAAAATTTAGCTTTTCTCTCCTTTTAACCTTCACTTTAAGCCAACTTGAAGCCGTGAAAAGTTTTAATAGGTTTCCCTCCCACTATACTTGGGGTATCCATGGTCGAGTTCGAGACGATAGACGTTGGCGATGAGAAGGCGAAGGAGCTCGCCCAGATAATCGTTAACGATAAGGCCATCGCTATTCTCCGTCTCCTCCAGGAGAAATCCTATTCCGCCTCCGAGATATCGGAAAAGCTCGGGATGCCCCTGTCTACCGTGGTCTATCACCTGGACAAGATGTCCCGTGTTGGCCTCGTTGAGGTCGTTGGAAAGCGCTACGGCAAGCGGCTCCAGGAGGTTAAGCTCTACCGCGCCTCCCCAAGACCAATCCTCCTTCTCCCCGCCAAAACTTCCTTTAAGAAGCGCCTCCTCCGCACGATAGAGAAGATACAGGTGATAAGTCTCTCCATAGCGGGGCTCATAAGCTACGCCGTTTACCGCGCGCTGGCCGGGGGCTTCGGTGCAGCCTCAGCACCTCCATCCCGGGAATTCGAGACCATGACGACGGCCCAGGTGGGTGTTGATAACGCTTCAAAGGCGCTCCCCATGGTGCCCAACACGACAACAAGCCTTTACACTGTGACACAGAAAGCCGCGTCTGAACCCCGTGTACAGGCGTTTGTGGGGGCATTGCTGGCATTCATTGTCATAGCATTGTTGCTTCACTATTACCTATCGCGCAGGAACCTCTGAGCTCGAAACGTTTTTAAGAATTGCCTCCCAACCCCCAAGTGTGAAATTTGGGAGGGATTTCAATGGCTTCAGGAATCACTGTGGAGCAGGTGCTGAAGAGAAAGCCCGTTGTCGTTAGGCCCAGTGATACAGTTGATAAGGTCGCGAAAAAACTCTCGAGGGCCCAGGTCGGCAGCGCCATCGTCATGAAAAGGGACGACATAGTGGGCATAATCACGGACAGGGACATACTCAATAAGGTTGTTGCCAAGGGCAGGAACCCTCGCGAGGTGAAGGTTGAGGAGATAATGACCCCCAAGCCCTACACAATCGAGTACGACGAGGACATAAGCGACGCCGCGGAGCTCATGATCGAGAAGGGCATAAGGCGCGTCATAGTAACCAAGCTCGGCAAGCCCATCGGGTTTCTCCTGGCCGTTGATGTGCTCTCGGCGATAAACAGCCACGAAGAGGAGGAAGAAGAGGTCGAGAACGTTGAGCCCGAATTCTACGGCTACTGCGAAGTCTGCGGACAGTACAAGCCCCTCGAGAAGGTCATTCACGAGGGGAGGGAACTCTGGGTCTGCGAGAGCTGCAAGGACATGCTCCTCAACGAACAGTGAGCTTAAACCGTTCCCCGTGTTTCCCTTGCCCGGTTAGTCATTTCTTTGCCCCCTCTCATCACCCAATAGAGTTAAAAGTCATCGCCTCTTTCTCATATCAGGGGTGATCGAAATGGAGACCAAAAAGACCGGTACCACAACCGTAGGAATTAAGGTTAAGGAGGGCGTTGTTCTGGCCGCTGACACTCAGGCTTCCCTTGATCACATGGTTGAGACGCTCAACATAAAGAAAATCGTGCCGATAACCGACAGGATTGCCATAACGACCGCGGGGAGCGTTGGAGACGTTCAGGCCCTCGCGAGGATGCTCGAGGCGGAGGCGCGCTACTACCAGTTCACATGGCACAAGCCGATGAGCACCAGGGCAATGGCCAACCTGCTCAGCAACATACTCAACGAGAACAAGTTCTTCCCCTACCTCGTGCAGATCATCATAGGTGGCTACGTTGACGAGCCGACCCTGGCCAACCTCGACCCCCTCGGAGGCCTCGTCTTCGATGACTACACCGCAACAGGCTCAGGAAGTCCCTTCGCGATAGCCGTCCTCGAGGACGGGTATAGGGAGGACATGAGCATCGAGGAGGCCAGGGAACTCGCCGTTAGAGCCGTAAGGACGGCCGGAAAGAGGGACGTTTACACCGGCCACAGGAAGGTCCAGGTGGTGGTCATCACCAAAGACGGCATGAAGGAGGAGTTCGTCGAGTTCAAGGAGTGATAGCATGAGAAAAAGGGCACTCCTTGCCCTCCTTCTAGTTTTTGTGCTCCTGGGAGGCTACTTCTCATACGTTAACTTTTACGCGAGCAACGCCCCTGAGGACGTTCTCTCAAGTGTAAAGGCAATAGAGAAGGACGTTGAGGACATAAGAAACCTCACGTTCAGGCAGGAGCCCCGGGTCGTGGTTCTCACGAAGGAGGAGGCACTTAGGAAGTGGGCCCCCTCGAAACCGAGCCCTGAGCTCATGGCGTGGGAGGAAATCTACAAGCTTACCCTCCTTGTATCTCCGGACTACAGCCTAATCAAGGGGGAGCAAAGGGCGACAGCGGGCTGGATAGCGGCCACATCCGGCAACACCCTTTACATCATAGAGGAGAACTTCAGGGAGACCGGTGATACGGCCTACCGTGTCATAGCCCACGAGCTAACCCACGTCCTCCAGAAGCAGTACTTCGACCCCTCCTACGGGAACACGCTGGATGAGAGGCTCGCAATGCAGGCCCTCGTGGAGGGGGATGCAGATCTTGTTGCGGACACCTACTGCCGCCTTCATGGCATAAAAATCGAGAAGATAACCTCTTTTTCCTTTAGGGACCTCCCTGTGGAGCTCCACTACTTCCCCTACGTCTTCGGCGACCGCTTTGTGGAGTACCTCTACGACAAAGGCGGCTGGGAGCTCGTGAACTCCGCCTATTCAAAAAGACCCCTCTCAACGGCGCAGGTGATGCACCCCGAGCTCTACCTCAATTATACGCTCCCCGTTCACGTTGAGCTCGAAGCGGATGGGCAGGTCATCCACGAGGACACCATGGGCGAGTTCTACATCTACCTCCTCGTGAGCGGCCACCTTGGAAACGAGACGGGCTGGAGGGTTGCTGAAGGGTGGAGGGGAGATAAGTTAATCCTCTTCACCAACGGGAGCGAGGTTCTCCTCTGGAAGACGGTATGGGCGAGCGAGGAAGATGCCCGGGAGTTCTACGATGCGATGGGAGAAATATCAAAGGACTCCACCTACGCGAGGGTGACGTTAAAGCTGGATGGAAGGACGGTGCTCTACGAGGCGGTTAGGGAGAGCCAGCCTGGAAAATCTTAATCAAAATGCCGCCCGCCCCGCTTATCATCATCTGCGCCCCTATCGCCATCGTGAAGAGACCTATTATCCTTATGAAGACTCCAAGGGTCGTTTTGCTCACGTTCTCGCTAAGGTAGAGCGTGAGGAACATTATGGTCGCCGTGAGGGCTATCGCTATGAAGGTGGCCGCCGTTGAGACGACTATCCCGCTTTCAGCGGTCAGGGTGATGGCGGTTGTTATAGCAGCCGGCCCGGCTATAAGTGGAGTCGCCACGGGGACAGCCGCCAGGGCCAGTATGTTCTTCTCCTTCTTCAGCGTGACCATTCCACCGCCCTCGAGGGCCTCGAGACCTATCTTGAAGAGGACGAAGCCTCCGGCAACGCGGAGAGCGTCCACCTCGATGTGGAATATGTCCTGGAGGATTATCTTTCCGGCAACGGCGAAGAGGACGAGGAGGAGAAGGCCGATGAGGTTCGCCCTGACTATGAGGGTCTTTATGTCCTCTATGTGGAAGTCCTCTTTGAGGAGGGTAACCAGGAGTATCTTATCGCTCGGGTCTATCATTATGGTCATTAACAGTGCTGCGCTGAGTATTTCGCCAATCCCGCTCACTTCCTTCCCTCCATAGAGCTCAGCCCGGTAGCGCCAATCACAGGTCAGCCAGTGCCGATGTCATCATCGCCTTTTTTCTCCTCTTCTCCCGTATTTATTAAACTTTCTTTGCCCCTGAAGAGGGCCACAACGTTTAGAAATGCGCCCTTAAGCCATCTCCAGTACAT belongs to Palaeococcus ferrophilus DSM 13482 and includes:
- a CDS encoding extracellular solute-binding protein, which translates into the protein MKKVFGLLLIGLMAFAVVASGCIGGGETTTSSPASTTTSSETTTTTSSAAQEKVTIVLWHAIGPAELKAFEDLISEFEIEHPEIEIKLEQKADLETSLKAAIPAGQGPDLFIWAHDWIGKFAEAGMLEPIDEYVTPDILDKFSPMAQEAMQYGGHYYAMPFAAETVALIYNKDMISEPPKTFDEMKAIMEKYYNPDSETYGLASPIDPYFISGWVHAFGGYYFDDKTKKPGLDKPETLQGFKFFFEQVYPYMAQTQDYNAQVSLFHDGKAPMMINGPWSIADVKKAGINFGVVPLPAIDDQHRPHPYGGVKLIYVAKLNDPSKKDAIWTFLKWFTTNPEAVKQLSIQDGYIPVLKEVLNDPEIQNDPVLYGFGQAVQYAIPMPKSPEMGSVWGPVGTAITNIMGGKQTIDEALQQAQQDILAALQG
- a CDS encoding alpha amylase N-terminal ig-like domain-containing protein, with protein sequence MYKTFGFVHDDVFGRLARVEFSLPADGDYAYLIGSFNAFNEGSFRMRREGERWRIEVLLPEGRWHYAFSVGGEFTPDPENPLRERYVRPSYKFDRETSVAVVAGGEALFHAPSLTYLYSIAGRTHVVLRARKGLVKKAYLLDGGRVEMRRKASDGLFDYFEAVLEGADEFSYSFEALTKEGTVEYGPFTAAPGRLEVPGWAFESVFYQIMPDRFAKGFEKSSLTPGERFHGGDLRGIVEHLNHLEGLGVNALYLTPIFVSRTYHGYDIEDYFHVGEQFGGDETFEELVRVLRERGMKLVLDGVFHHTSFFHPYFQDVVAKGEKSEYRDFYRIKGFPALPEGFLEVLNSSLPWVEKYRKLKEFEWNYESFFSVWLMPRLNHDNPRVKKFVRDVLVHWLERGADGFRLDVAHGVPPDFWRDVLEGLEGKAYLFGEVMDDPSLFLGPFHGTMNYPLYELLLRFFAGGMRAEEFLNGIELLSARYGPFEYVMYNFLDNHDIDRFLHIAGRERYLCALAFLMTYRGIPSLFYGDEIGLDHFDAPFMERSRKPMEWNEERWDREILNTTRELIKLRRKSRALQVGEFVPIVASGGVIVYERHHDGERVIVGINVSDRAFEIELPTNFIPVVGHADGKSLPPRSFFVGRWGE
- the trmBL1 gene encoding HTH-type sugar sensing transcriptional regulator TrmBL1, which translates into the protein MNEEEIIEKLQKLGLTKYESLAYITLLKLGPSKATDITKESGIPHTRVYDVLSSLHRKGFVDMMPGTPRLYKPVNPELVLEKIKEDLVNDIDRLKEMFVELYKTVHGEDLPEIWTIHGFENTVERAEYIIRSARYEVLINTPFEFLSLLREEIKKRKDVLFIIISNFEEVPEWLKGENIILARSGGAPWLMASWIIGDVEYALFFGALPKDRRREKFYSFWGKSAKLIQNYMHWFYTMYFDNSELIKPLEYDRLKKPLELVNIRTLITVLKQTTLPRRIEVAGRTVEDKEEITIDGEVVEYEYTPLTASVLVRGREGEWKVGGLGSYFEDIEGEKFILID
- a CDS encoding glycogen/starch synthase; translation: MRILILGFEYLPVKVGGLAEAITSIAETLAKLGNEVLVFTPSHGHVEGEPLARFKMDVKGGTVEVTAYERSQNGVRVFALSDPLLDNPDVYGPGWEGLLEKAVHFGKASVGLLNRLIEEEGKPDVLHFHDWHTVFAGALLKKYFQLPAVFTIHRLNKAKVPAHYFHEANLGELAPYPDIDPEYVGAYIADVVTTVSRSYLLEEWDFFRNFEGKATHVFNGIDCSFWNENLLKNADLPRHERRKVMLKELGLEDGVAFMFIGRFDRGQKGVDTLLRAIEVFAERYPEEFSKACFLIIGKGDPELEGMARSLEGRYSNVKVITEMLSREFVRELYGSVDFTIVPSYFEPFGLVQMEAMCLGAIPIGSAVGGIKDTIVPLEREGATGILVPPRDAEALAEAMRKAVHLRDDVEKIRLLRENGKARTGIFTWENACRRYLRAYRNDIDKAAGFLIE
- the albA gene encoding DNA-binding protein Alba — encoded protein: MAEEHVVYIGKKPVMNYVLAVITQFNEGAKEVTVKARGRAISRAVDVAEIVRNRFLPEVRVKEIKIGTEELPTADGRTANTSTIEIVLEKP
- a CDS encoding ArsR/SmtB family transcription factor, whose protein sequence is MVEFETIDVGDEKAKELAQIIVNDKAIAILRLLQEKSYSASEISEKLGMPLSTVVYHLDKMSRVGLVEVVGKRYGKRLQEVKLYRASPRPILLLPAKTSFKKRLLRTIEKIQVISLSIAGLISYAVYRALAGGFGAASAPPSREFETMTTAQVGVDNASKALPMVPNTTTSLYTVTQKAASEPRVQAFVGALLAFIVIALLLHYYLSRRNL
- a CDS encoding CBS domain-containing protein produces the protein MASGITVEQVLKRKPVVVRPSDTVDKVAKKLSRAQVGSAIVMKRDDIVGIITDRDILNKVVAKGRNPREVKVEEIMTPKPYTIEYDEDISDAAELMIEKGIRRVIVTKLGKPIGFLLAVDVLSAINSHEEEEEEVENVEPEFYGYCEVCGQYKPLEKVIHEGRELWVCESCKDMLLNEQ
- the psmB gene encoding archaeal proteasome endopeptidase complex subunit beta, whose translation is METKKTGTTTVGIKVKEGVVLAADTQASLDHMVETLNIKKIVPITDRIAITTAGSVGDVQALARMLEAEARYYQFTWHKPMSTRAMANLLSNILNENKFFPYLVQIIIGGYVDEPTLANLDPLGGLVFDDYTATGSGSPFAIAVLEDGYREDMSIEEARELAVRAVRTAGKRDVYTGHRKVQVVVITKDGMKEEFVEFKE
- a CDS encoding eCIS core domain-containing protein; the encoded protein is MRKRALLALLLVFVLLGGYFSYVNFYASNAPEDVLSSVKAIEKDVEDIRNLTFRQEPRVVVLTKEEALRKWAPSKPSPELMAWEEIYKLTLLVSPDYSLIKGEQRATAGWIAATSGNTLYIIEENFRETGDTAYRVIAHELTHVLQKQYFDPSYGNTLDERLAMQALVEGDADLVADTYCRLHGIKIEKITSFSFRDLPVELHYFPYVFGDRFVEYLYDKGGWELVNSAYSKRPLSTAQVMHPELYLNYTLPVHVELEADGQVIHEDTMGEFYIYLLVSGHLGNETGWRVAEGWRGDKLILFTNGSEVLLWKTVWASEEDAREFYDAMGEISKDSTYARVTLKLDGRTVLYEAVRESQPGKS
- a CDS encoding MarC family protein, whose amino-acid sequence is MSGIGEILSAALLMTIMIDPSDKILLVTLLKEDFHIEDIKTLIVRANLIGLLLLVLFAVAGKIILQDIFHIEVDALRVAGGFVLFKIGLEALEGGGMVTLKKEKNILALAAVPVATPLIAGPAAITTAITLTAESGIVVSTAATFIAIALTATIMFLTLYLSENVSKTTLGVFIRIIGLFTMAIGAQMMISGAGGILIKIFQAGSP